One segment of Cyprinus carpio isolate SPL01 chromosome A17, ASM1834038v1, whole genome shotgun sequence DNA contains the following:
- the LOC109108044 gene encoding leucine-rich repeat and fibronectin type-III domain-containing protein 5-like — MEKLLVCLLVIGMAVKAQICPKRCVCQVLSPNLATLCAKKGLLFVPPNIDRHTVELRLADNFVTSVKRKDLANMTKLVDLTLSRNTISYITPHAFADLENLRALHLDHNRLTRIANDTFSGMSKLHHLILNNNQLTLIHMGAFNDLLALEELDLSYNNLETIPWEAIQKMTSLHTLSLDHNMIEYIPEGTFSLLQKLNRLDVTSNKLQKLPPDPLFQRAQVLATSGILNPSSFALSFGGNPLHCNCELLWLRRLNREDDLETCATPLHLSGRYFWSIPEEEFLCEPPLITRHSQEMRVLEGQRVALKCKARGDPEPAIHWISPDGKLVSNSSRTLVYNNGTLDILISTVKDTGSFTCISSNPAGEAHQTMELVIIKLPHISNSTNNIQEPDPGSSDISTSTRAGANGSNHTGDAKTSSDKRVVMVEATSSTALIKFNFQRNIPGIRMFQIQYNGTFDDSLVYRMIPPTSKNFLVNNLAAGTQYDLCVLAIYDDGITSLTATRVVGCVQFTTESEYLRCHFMQSQFLGGTMIIIIGGIIVASVLIFIIILMIRYKVCNSGGAAKGTSVTDVHSQTNGAQSQGCTVTPSVSKQGAFSLEEGEGCKKSSAAPLPPPPDSQTHTSETSIPDCTTSTSLVSQSWATPGSSGSLKPKRKPAPKPVPAAGAEPKVEALPNAETQNTNRNNSTALQQLVPTPPSCFKDTPILRRARPSSSKYMTLPVERARAKRRYSLNENLSKHHCYVGSHMLGNVFCKRSMSVNGMLVQMANSNLDSEKNAFSSSEWILESTV, encoded by the exons ATGGAAAAACTGCTTGTCTGCTTGTTGGTTATCGGAATGGCAGTGAAGGCCCAGATCTGTCCAAAGCGCTGCGTCTGTCAAGTTCTGTCCCCCAACCTTGCAACACTCTGTGCCAAAAAAGGGCTGCTCTTTGTTCCACCCAACATCGACAGGCACACCGTGGAGCTCCGGCTAGCTGATAACTTTGTTACCAGTGTAAAACGGAAAGACTTGGCCAACATGACCAAGCTGGTGGATCTTACTTTGTCAAGGAATACAATAAGCTACATCACTCCACATGCGTTTGCGGACTTAGAGAACTTACGAGCCTTGCATCTAGACCACAACCGGTTGACACGAATAGCCAACGATACCTTCAGTGGCATGTCTAAGCTGCATCACCTGATTCTGAACAACAACCAACTGACCCTCATCCACATGGGAGCCTTTAATGACCTACTAGCCCTCGAAGAATTGGACTTATCCTACAATAACCTGGAGACCATCCCCTGGGAGGCCATTCAAAAGATGACCAGCCTACACACTCTTAGTCTGGACCATAACATGATCGAATACATTCCTGAGGGGACTTTTTCCCTCTTACAGAAGCTTAACCGCCTGGACGTGACCTCCAACAAGCTCCAGAAGCTCCCGCCAGACCCGCTTTTCCAGCGGGCGCAGGTTCTGGCCACGTCTGGTATACTGAATCCCTCCTCTTTCGCTCTGAGCTTTGGAGGAAATCCTTTACACTGCAACTGTGAGCTGCTGTGGCTTCGGCGGCTCAATCGGGAGGACGACTTGGAGACCTGTGCCACACCTTTGCACCTCTCTGGACGATATTTCTGGTCCATCCCAGAGGAGGAGTTCCTCTGCGAGCCACCCCTCATCACCCGCCACTCTCAAGAGATGAgggtcctggagggccaacgGGTAGCATTGAAATGCAAAGCTAGGGGAGATCCAGAACCTGCCATTCACTGGATATCTCCTGATGGGAAGTTGGTTTCAAACTCGTCACGCACACTGGTTTACAACAACGGAACTTTGGACATCCTGATAAGCACAGTAAAGGATACGGGCTCTTTTACATGCATTTCCTCGAATCCTGCCGGGGAGGCCCACCAGACCATGGAGCTGGTCATTATCAAGCTTCCGCATATTAGCAACAGCACCAATAACATCCAAGAGCCTGACCCGGGCTCCTCTGACATCTCCACTTCGACAAGGGCAGGAGCAAACGGCAGCAACCACACCGGTGATGCCAAAACCAGCTCTGATAAGAGGGTGGTTATGGTAGAAGCCACCTCGTCCACAGCACTCATCAAGTTTAACTTCCAGAGGAATATACCTGGAATACGCATGTTTCAGATTCAGTATAATGGAACCTTTGATGACTCTCTTGTTTACAG AATGATTCCCCCAACGAGTAAAAACTTCCTGGTGAATAACCTGGCTGCTGGGACACAGTACGACCTCTGTGTGCTGGCCATTTACGATGATGGCATAACCTCCTTGACGGCTACGCGGGTTGTGGGCTGCGTGCAGTTCACCACTGAATCTGAATATCTGCGCTGCCATTTCATGCAGTCCCAGTTTTTGGGCGGCACTATGATCATCATCATCGGGGGCATAATCGTCGCCTCCGTCCtaatcttcatcatcatcctcatgatCCGCTACAAAGTGTGCAACAGCGGCGGGGCTGCCAAGGGGACCTCGGTCACCGACGTGCACTCTCAAACCAACGGGGCGCAATCCCAAGGGTGTACCGTCACGCCGTCTGTCTCCAAACAAGGTGCTTTCAGCTTAGAGGAGGGCGAGGGGTGCAAAAAGAGTTCCGCCGCACCTCTTCCTCCCCCTCCAGATTCCCAAACCCACACCTCAGAGACCTCCATCCCAGACTGCACCACCTCCACTTCCCTGGTAAGCCAAAGCTGGGCAACTCCCGGCTCTTCAGGGTCACTAAAGCCAAAGCGCAAACCAGCGCCAAAGCCTGTCCCGGCAGCCGGCGCCGAGCCCAAAGTAGAGGCACTACCCAATGCAGAGACGCAAAACACCAACCGCAACAACTCCACCGCTCTTCAGCAGCTGGTCCCAACCCCTCCATCATGCTTCAAAGACACTCCAATTTTAAGGAGGGCTCGTCCGTCTTCGTCCAAGTATATGACACTGCCCGTGGAAAGAGCGCGGGCTAAACGCAGGTACTCTTTGAACGAGAACCTGTCGAAACATCACTGCTATGTTGGCTCGCATATGCTGGGCAACGTGTTTTGCAAACGGAGTATGTCCGTGAATGGAATGCTAGTCCAAATGGCAAACTCAAATCTAGACAGTGAGAAAAATGCCTTTTCCAGTTCAGAGTGGATCCTAGAGAGCACTGTGTGA